The following are encoded together in the Variovorax sp. PBS-H4 genome:
- a CDS encoding enoyl-CoA hydratase: MSATATKALPIVPAQPPLARTDRQVPAESTPHAQALPLYETILVERRERVGLITLNRPRSLNALNTVLSREVVAALRAFDADPNVGAIVIAGSPRAFAAGADIAEMADKSFAELQSNDVFAAWQGVQAITKPIIAAVSGYALGGGCELAMMCDFIIASDDAHFGQPEIKLGILPGIGGTQRLTRSVGKALAMDLVLTGRSIDAVEAKAAGLVARVVPAAELLQTALEAAHTIAGYNAPAVRMAKEAVNRAHEVSLAEGLLHERRLFQAAFATDGQKEGMHAFLSKRAPVFRHR; encoded by the coding sequence ATGTCCGCCACAGCCACCAAGGCTTTGCCCATCGTGCCCGCCCAGCCGCCCCTTGCCAGGACCGACCGCCAGGTGCCGGCGGAAAGCACACCCCACGCACAGGCACTGCCGCTGTATGAAACCATCCTCGTGGAACGCCGCGAGCGCGTCGGCCTGATCACACTCAACCGCCCGCGAAGCCTCAATGCGCTGAACACGGTGCTGTCGCGCGAGGTGGTCGCGGCACTCCGCGCATTCGATGCAGACCCCAACGTCGGCGCCATCGTGATCGCCGGAAGCCCGCGTGCCTTCGCGGCCGGCGCCGACATCGCCGAGATGGCCGACAAGAGCTTCGCCGAGCTCCAGTCGAACGATGTCTTCGCGGCCTGGCAGGGTGTGCAGGCGATCACCAAGCCCATCATCGCCGCCGTCAGCGGCTATGCCCTGGGAGGAGGCTGCGAACTTGCGATGATGTGCGACTTCATCATCGCCTCCGACGACGCACACTTCGGCCAGCCCGAGATCAAGCTGGGCATCCTTCCGGGCATCGGTGGCACGCAGCGCCTCACGCGCTCCGTCGGCAAGGCGCTGGCGATGGATCTGGTGCTGACCGGCAGGAGCATCGATGCCGTGGAGGCGAAGGCGGCGGGCCTCGTCGCGCGCGTGGTGCCTGCCGCCGAGCTCCTGCAGACCGCCCTCGAGGCGGCGCACACCATTGCGGGCTACAACGCGCCCGCCGTCCGCATGGCCAAGGAAGCGGTGAATCGTGCGCACGAAGTCTCTCTGGCCGAGGGCCTGCTCCACGAGCGGCGCCTGTTCCAGGCGGCGTTCGCCACGGACGGCCAGAAAGAAGGAATGCACGCGTTCCTGAGCAAGCGCGCGCCGGTGTTTCGTCATCGCTGA
- a CDS encoding GMC family oxidoreductase, whose protein sequence is MSAPAFDYVVIGAGTAGCLLANRLSADRHRSVLLLEAGGPDSYPWIHIPVGYLYCIDNPRTDWRFRTEASPGLNGRSLLYPRGKTLGGCSSINGMIYMRGQARDYAQWAEATGDAAWTWENCLPDFRAHEDHYRLDASKLAASGDLAAFSTLHGSGGEWRIEKQRLRWDVLDAFALAAQQAGIPATEDFNGGDNRGVSYFEVNQRSGWRWNASKAFLRPIRKQRSNLLVWTGAQVCRLLFEQDADGVRVCRGVEIVQGGERRTVRATREVVLSAGAIGTPQILQLSGIGDAALLQSHGVPVVAHLPGVGRNLQDHLQIRSVYKVHGATTLNTQATRLLGKAKIGLEYALKRSGPMSMAPSQLGIFTKSDAARAHANIQYHVQPLSLDAFGQPLHDFPAITASVCNLNPTSRGSVHIRSADFSDAPLIAPDYLSTEEDRRVAADSLRVTRHIAAQPAMARYKPEEFKPGPQYETDEQLARLAGDIGTTIFHPVGTARMGAASDETAVVDSHLRVRGFRGLRVVDASVMPTITSGNTNSPTLMIAEKASRWIAAGQ, encoded by the coding sequence ATGAGCGCGCCGGCGTTCGACTATGTGGTCATCGGCGCGGGCACCGCGGGCTGCCTGCTCGCGAACCGCCTGAGCGCGGACCGCCATCGCAGCGTCCTGCTGCTCGAGGCAGGCGGTCCGGACAGCTATCCGTGGATCCATATCCCCGTCGGCTACCTGTACTGCATCGACAACCCGCGCACCGACTGGCGCTTTCGCACCGAGGCATCGCCAGGACTCAATGGCCGTTCGCTGCTGTATCCACGAGGCAAGACGCTCGGCGGATGCTCGAGCATCAACGGGATGATCTACATGCGCGGCCAGGCGCGCGACTATGCGCAATGGGCCGAGGCCACCGGCGACGCCGCATGGACCTGGGAGAACTGCCTGCCGGACTTTCGCGCACACGAGGACCACTACCGCCTCGATGCATCGAAGCTTGCCGCATCCGGCGACCTGGCCGCCTTCAGCACGCTTCACGGCTCCGGCGGGGAGTGGCGCATCGAGAAGCAGAGGCTGCGCTGGGACGTGCTCGATGCCTTCGCACTCGCCGCGCAGCAGGCCGGCATCCCGGCCACCGAGGATTTCAATGGCGGGGACAACCGCGGCGTGAGCTATTTCGAGGTGAACCAGCGCAGTGGATGGCGCTGGAATGCATCGAAGGCGTTTCTTCGCCCCATTCGCAAGCAACGCAGCAACCTCTTGGTCTGGACCGGCGCACAGGTTTGCCGCCTGCTGTTCGAGCAGGACGCCGATGGCGTTCGCGTCTGCCGGGGAGTCGAGATCGTGCAGGGTGGCGAGCGCCGCACCGTGAGAGCGACCCGGGAGGTCGTGCTGAGCGCCGGTGCCATCGGCACGCCGCAGATCCTGCAACTTTCCGGCATCGGCGATGCCGCCCTGCTCCAGTCGCACGGCGTGCCTGTAGTCGCGCACCTGCCAGGCGTCGGGCGCAATCTGCAGGACCACCTCCAGATACGCTCGGTCTACAAGGTGCATGGCGCCACGACGCTCAACACCCAGGCGACCCGCCTGCTCGGCAAGGCGAAGATCGGGCTGGAGTACGCGTTGAAGCGCAGTGGCCCCATGAGCATGGCTCCGTCGCAGCTGGGCATCTTCACGAAGAGCGACGCCGCGCGCGCCCACGCGAACATCCAGTACCACGTGCAGCCACTCAGCCTCGATGCGTTCGGGCAGCCCTTGCACGATTTCCCTGCGATCACGGCCAGCGTGTGCAACCTCAACCCGACGAGCCGGGGCAGCGTCCATATCCGAAGTGCCGACTTCTCGGACGCGCCGCTGATCGCACCCGACTACCTGAGCACCGAGGAAGACAGGCGGGTTGCCGCCGACTCGCTGCGCGTCACCCGGCACATCGCCGCGCAGCCCGCGATGGCGCGCTACAAGCCGGAAGAATTCAAGCCCGGGCCCCAGTACGAAACCGATGAACAGCTCGCGCGACTCGCGGGCGACATCGGCACGACGATCTTTCATCCCGTGGGCACCGCAAGGATGGGCGCTGCCTCGGACGAAACGGCGGTGGTCGACAGCCACCTGCGCGTTCGCGGTTTCCGTGGCCTGCGCGTGGTCGATGCCAGCGTGATGCCGACCATCACGAGCGGCAACACCAACAGCCCCACGCTCATGATTGCCGAGAAGGCCTCGCGCTGGATCGCTGCCGGCCAATAG
- the acuI gene encoding acrylyl-CoA reductase (NADPH): protein MFKALVLDKSPGFTAAVREVDDAFLPDGDVTVDIDYSTLNYKDALAITHSAPVVREWPMVAGVDGAGTVRESSHPAWRPGDRVILDGFGVGERHKGCLAQRARLRGDWLVRLPEAFTTRQAMAIGTAGYTAMLCVMALERHGLEPGDGEVLVTGATGGVGSVAVALLARLGYHVVAATGKSAEAPYLMTLGATAVIGREELSAPGKPLQKERWRAVVDAVGSHTLANACAQTRYGGAVAACGLAQGADLPATVMPFILRGIALLGVDSVMAPLARRNEAWTRLARDLDPSLLETITREIALSEAIDTAHALVAGKIRGRIVVRTTD from the coding sequence ATGTTCAAGGCACTGGTGCTCGACAAGTCACCCGGGTTCACCGCGGCGGTGCGCGAGGTCGACGATGCATTTCTACCCGACGGCGACGTCACGGTCGATATCGACTACTCCACGCTCAACTACAAGGACGCGCTCGCCATCACCCACAGCGCGCCGGTCGTGCGCGAATGGCCGATGGTGGCGGGGGTCGACGGCGCCGGTACGGTCCGGGAAAGCAGCCACCCGGCTTGGCGGCCCGGCGACCGCGTGATCCTCGACGGCTTTGGCGTCGGAGAGAGGCACAAGGGCTGCCTGGCGCAACGCGCGCGGCTGCGCGGCGACTGGCTGGTACGCCTGCCGGAGGCGTTCACGACCCGCCAAGCCATGGCGATCGGCACGGCGGGCTACACGGCGATGCTCTGCGTGATGGCACTCGAGCGGCACGGACTCGAGCCGGGAGATGGCGAGGTGCTCGTGACGGGTGCCACCGGCGGGGTCGGATCGGTGGCGGTCGCCTTGCTTGCCAGGCTTGGCTATCACGTGGTCGCTGCGACCGGAAAAAGCGCGGAGGCGCCGTACCTGATGACGCTGGGCGCCACGGCCGTGATCGGCCGCGAAGAGCTCTCGGCCCCGGGCAAGCCCCTGCAGAAGGAGCGCTGGCGCGCGGTCGTCGACGCGGTGGGCAGCCACACGCTGGCCAACGCATGCGCGCAGACGCGCTACGGCGGCGCCGTCGCTGCATGCGGCCTTGCGCAGGGCGCGGACCTGCCGGCCACGGTGATGCCATTCATCCTGCGCGGCATCGCCCTGCTCGGCGTCGACAGCGTGATGGCGCCGCTCGCACGGCGCAACGAGGCGTGGACACGGCTCGCGCGGGATCTCGATCCATCGCTGCTCGAAACCATCACGCGCGAGATCGCGCTGTCGGAGGCCATCGATACTGCCCATGCGCTGGTGGCGGGCAAGATCAGGGGCCGCATCGTTGTTCGCACCACGGACTGA
- the acuR gene encoding acrylate utilization transcriptional regulator AcuR has product MSSIAVLPRKRGRPAKDEGDFRATREALLNAGVAALTEKGFSATGIDEILKSVGVPKGSFYHFFANKEAFGAELIARYDEYFVRKLDRYYLDETKAPLDRIDAFFADAERGMKRFGFRRGCLVGNLGQEMGTLPEPFRAQLTQVLLGWQRRTATVLEQARRKGEIRKATDCAEWAAFLWTGWEGAVLRAKLERKAAPLQMFARLFRQSIGA; this is encoded by the coding sequence ATGAGTTCGATTGCTGTTCTGCCACGCAAGCGTGGCCGCCCCGCCAAGGATGAAGGCGACTTTCGCGCCACGCGCGAGGCGCTTCTCAATGCCGGCGTTGCTGCATTGACGGAAAAAGGCTTCTCCGCGACCGGCATCGACGAGATCCTCAAGTCGGTCGGCGTTCCGAAGGGGTCCTTCTATCATTTCTTCGCCAACAAGGAAGCGTTCGGCGCGGAGCTCATCGCCCGCTACGACGAGTATTTCGTGCGCAAGCTCGACCGGTACTACCTGGACGAGACCAAGGCGCCGCTCGATCGCATCGACGCCTTCTTCGCCGATGCCGAGCGCGGCATGAAGCGCTTCGGATTCCGCCGGGGCTGCCTGGTCGGCAACCTGGGCCAGGAGATGGGCACGTTGCCCGAGCCCTTCCGTGCGCAGCTGACCCAGGTGCTGCTCGGCTGGCAACGCCGCACGGCGACGGTGCTGGAGCAGGCCAGGCGCAAGGGAGAAATCCGCAAGGCGACGGACTGCGCGGAGTGGGCGGCGTTCCTGTGGACTGGCTGGGAAGGTGCGGTGCTTCGCGCCAAGCTCGAACGCAAGGCCGCGCCACTCCAGATGTTCGCCAGGCTTTTCCGCCAAAGCATCGGGGCCTGA
- a CDS encoding amidase gives MNLSEYTSYDAVGLARLVAAREVRPIELAGLARAAANAVNPRINAVVEHWAADEADLATPANGSPLAGVPFLIKDLAIQMAGRKNELGSRLAKGVVATGDSSLMRHFRKAGLVTIGRTTTPEMAFSTETESALQGATCNPWDTRLSAGGSSGGSGAAVAAGVVPMAHATDAAGSIRVPAACNGLFGLKPTRGRTSNGPGLDEVFAGLGVQLGVSRTVRDSAALMDAVQGYSTGDPYYTSPPAGSFLSEVGRDPGRLRIGLMLHSWNGEPTSQPIVEATRNAARHLQSLGHHVEEAAPVLGVTWEAFVHANAQIWCATLVRWIDGLAAATGRPVDATTLEPSSLANYRYGRSASAVDFAAALEVRNTVARAVGEWFVQMDVLMTPTLPQLPGPLGTYSEGADRMSGLEWTARVFRHASFTPPANVAGTPAMSVPLAVAPGSGLPIGVQFAAGFAREDLLLRLAGQLEQSMPWVARRPAVWAGRP, from the coding sequence ATGAACCTGAGCGAATACACGAGCTATGACGCCGTCGGCCTGGCACGGCTGGTGGCCGCCCGCGAAGTCCGGCCTATTGAACTTGCCGGTCTTGCGCGCGCCGCCGCGAATGCCGTGAACCCCCGGATCAATGCCGTGGTCGAGCACTGGGCGGCCGACGAAGCGGACCTGGCGACTCCGGCGAATGGCAGCCCGCTCGCAGGCGTGCCTTTCCTGATCAAGGATCTCGCCATCCAGATGGCAGGCAGGAAGAACGAGCTCGGCAGCCGCCTGGCCAAGGGGGTGGTCGCAACGGGTGACTCGAGCCTCATGCGCCATTTCAGGAAGGCCGGCCTGGTCACCATAGGCCGAACGACCACGCCCGAGATGGCCTTCAGCACCGAAACCGAGTCCGCATTGCAAGGCGCGACTTGCAACCCCTGGGACACCCGGCTCAGCGCAGGCGGCTCGAGCGGCGGGTCCGGCGCAGCCGTCGCGGCGGGCGTGGTACCGATGGCGCATGCAACGGATGCAGCGGGCTCGATCCGCGTGCCCGCTGCCTGCAACGGCTTGTTCGGACTCAAGCCCACGCGCGGCCGCACGTCCAACGGCCCGGGCCTCGACGAAGTGTTCGCCGGCCTCGGGGTGCAACTTGGGGTGAGCCGCACGGTACGCGACAGTGCGGCGCTGATGGACGCGGTGCAGGGATACTCGACCGGCGACCCGTACTACACCTCGCCGCCCGCCGGCAGCTTTCTGTCGGAGGTGGGACGCGACCCTGGCAGGCTGCGCATCGGGCTGATGCTCCACTCGTGGAATGGCGAGCCGACGTCGCAGCCCATTGTGGAGGCCACGCGCAATGCAGCGCGTCACCTCCAGTCGCTGGGCCATCACGTCGAAGAGGCTGCGCCGGTGCTTGGCGTGACATGGGAAGCCTTCGTCCATGCCAACGCGCAGATCTGGTGTGCCACGCTGGTGCGCTGGATCGACGGGCTTGCCGCCGCGACCGGCCGCCCTGTCGACGCGACGACGCTCGAGCCTTCCTCCCTTGCGAACTATCGCTACGGCCGCAGCGCAAGCGCCGTCGACTTCGCCGCTGCGCTCGAAGTGCGCAACACCGTCGCGCGGGCCGTCGGTGAATGGTTCGTGCAGATGGACGTGCTGATGACGCCCACGCTCCCGCAGCTGCCGGGGCCGCTTGGGACCTACAGCGAGGGCGCCGATCGCATGAGTGGCCTGGAGTGGACGGCCCGCGTCTTCCGGCATGCCTCCTTCACGCCGCCGGCCAACGTGGCTGGCACGCCGGCAATGTCAGTGCCGCTCGCCGTGGCGCCCGGCAGCGGCTTGCCGATCGGCGTTCAGTTCGCCGCAGGCTTTGCGCGGGAGGACCTGCTTCTGCGATTGGCCGGGCAGCTCGAACAGTCGATGCCCTGGGTCGCCCGTCGTCCGGCAGTCTGGGCAGGTCGACCTTAG
- a CDS encoding CaiB/BaiF CoA transferase family protein, whose product MERSSPAIRRKGPLNGITVLDFSRVLAGPYCTMVLADLGARVIKIEKLGTGDDTRAFGPFVDKESAYFMCFNRGKESIALDLKSPRDRELLERMLSHADVVVENFRPGVMDRLGYGAERLARTHPHIVYASISGFGHTGPFSDLPGYDMVVQAMGGVMSLTGWPDAPPARVGTSFGDLSAALFAAVGIVSSLYKRTHDAQGMRVDIGMLDCQAALMETALARFDVEGKVPTRTGDSHPSLAPFETFAAKNGRFVIAAGNDQLFMLMADALGSPALALDARFLSNDLRCRNRPAMVAAIEAITRTEAIEHWIDRLNEAGVPCAPINTIDKLFGHPQLQARNMIVQVQGTSQRPVRTAGNPIKLGGFDDIDAKTPIRAPGLDEHRERILAELMSGTGDYARAERPADAPERDSPARLAEAA is encoded by the coding sequence ATGGAGAGATCTTCCCCCGCCATCCGCCGCAAGGGGCCGCTCAACGGCATCACCGTGCTCGACTTCTCGCGCGTCCTGGCCGGACCCTACTGCACGATGGTCCTGGCCGACCTCGGGGCGCGCGTCATCAAGATCGAGAAACTCGGCACCGGCGACGACACGCGCGCCTTCGGGCCCTTCGTGGACAAGGAGTCGGCCTACTTCATGTGCTTCAACCGGGGCAAGGAAAGCATCGCGCTCGACCTCAAGAGCCCGCGCGATCGGGAACTGCTCGAGCGGATGCTCTCGCACGCCGACGTGGTCGTCGAGAACTTCCGGCCGGGCGTGATGGACCGCCTGGGCTACGGCGCCGAACGACTCGCGCGAACCCATCCACACATCGTCTACGCATCGATCTCGGGCTTCGGGCACACCGGCCCCTTCAGCGACCTGCCGGGGTACGACATGGTCGTGCAGGCGATGGGCGGTGTCATGAGCCTGACCGGCTGGCCCGATGCGCCGCCCGCCCGGGTGGGGACCAGCTTCGGCGACCTGAGCGCCGCCCTGTTCGCGGCGGTGGGCATCGTGTCGTCCCTGTACAAGCGCACGCACGATGCACAAGGCATGCGCGTCGACATCGGCATGCTCGACTGCCAGGCCGCATTGATGGAAACGGCCCTGGCGCGCTTCGATGTCGAGGGCAAGGTGCCGACGCGGACCGGCGACAGCCACCCCTCGCTGGCGCCCTTCGAAACCTTCGCGGCGAAGAACGGCCGCTTCGTGATCGCCGCGGGGAACGATCAGCTCTTCATGCTCATGGCCGACGCGCTCGGGAGTCCGGCGCTTGCGCTCGACGCGCGCTTTCTCAGCAACGACCTGCGTTGCCGCAATCGCCCGGCAATGGTCGCCGCCATCGAGGCCATCACCCGGACGGAGGCGATCGAGCACTGGATCGATCGCCTCAACGAGGCGGGTGTTCCGTGTGCGCCCATCAACACCATCGACAAGCTGTTCGGGCATCCGCAGCTGCAGGCCCGCAACATGATCGTCCAGGTCCAGGGGACGTCGCAGCGCCCGGTGCGCACGGCCGGCAATCCGATCAAGCTCGGTGGATTCGACGACATCGATGCGAAGACGCCCATCCGGGCGCCCGGGCTGGATGAACACCGCGAGCGCATCCTCGCCGAGCTGATGTCGGGGACGGGCGACTACGCCCGAGCCGAGCGGCCTGCAGATGCTCCGGAACGCGATTCACCTGCCCGCCTGGCCGAAGCAGCCTGA
- the urtA gene encoding urea ABC transporter substrate-binding protein has product MSPMNRRDLVKTGGTMFVLGAASGTALFTAAAHAQEGVKLGLLHSLSGTIAIAEASLVDAEKMAIDEINAAGGVMGRKIEAVVEDGASENSVFAEKARKLLERDKVAAIVGCYTSASRKAVLPALSRAKGLLFYPTYYEGQEQDKHVVYTSQEATQSVVAAVEWLVREKGKTIFLVGSDYIYPRTCNKIAKPSIAKLGGKVLGEEYAPLGHTEFSSIINKIKAAKPDCIYSTVVGGSNVAFYKQLRAAGLDGTKQTLLSTVVSENEIEGIGKDNAVGYYACMGYFQSVQNPANEKFVKAFKSKYGQDRVIGDPMEVAYNSVYLWKLAVEKAKSFDPEKVLAASAGVELDAPEGKVRVHATNQHVWKKVRVGKALPNGQFEIVWESPSLVEPNPFPTL; this is encoded by the coding sequence ATGAGCCCAATGAATCGCCGCGACCTGGTCAAGACGGGCGGCACCATGTTCGTCCTTGGCGCAGCCTCCGGCACCGCGCTGTTCACCGCAGCGGCCCATGCCCAGGAGGGCGTGAAGCTCGGCCTGCTGCATTCGCTCTCGGGCACCATTGCCATTGCCGAGGCCTCGCTGGTGGATGCGGAGAAGATGGCGATCGACGAGATCAACGCCGCCGGCGGCGTGATGGGCCGCAAGATCGAAGCGGTGGTGGAGGATGGCGCGAGCGAGAACTCGGTGTTCGCCGAGAAAGCCCGCAAGCTGCTCGAGCGCGACAAGGTCGCCGCCATCGTCGGCTGCTACACGTCGGCGTCGCGCAAGGCGGTGCTGCCGGCACTCAGCCGCGCCAAGGGCCTGCTCTTCTACCCGACCTACTACGAGGGCCAGGAGCAGGACAAGCACGTGGTGTACACCTCCCAGGAAGCCACGCAGTCCGTGGTGGCCGCCGTCGAGTGGCTGGTGCGCGAGAAGGGCAAGACCATCTTTCTCGTCGGCTCCGACTACATCTATCCGCGCACCTGCAACAAGATCGCCAAGCCGAGCATTGCCAAGCTGGGCGGCAAGGTGCTGGGCGAGGAATACGCGCCCCTCGGCCATACCGAGTTCTCGTCCATCATCAACAAGATCAAGGCTGCCAAGCCCGACTGCATCTACAGCACCGTCGTCGGGGGCTCGAACGTCGCGTTCTACAAGCAGCTGCGCGCAGCGGGGCTCGACGGCACGAAGCAGACCCTGCTGTCCACCGTCGTCTCGGAGAACGAGATCGAAGGCATCGGCAAGGACAACGCCGTCGGCTACTACGCCTGCATGGGCTACTTCCAGAGCGTCCAGAACCCGGCCAACGAGAAGTTCGTCAAGGCCTTCAAATCCAAGTACGGCCAGGATCGCGTGATCGGTGACCCGATGGAGGTCGCCTACAACTCGGTCTACCTGTGGAAGCTCGCGGTCGAGAAGGCCAAGTCCTTCGATCCCGAGAAGGTGCTGGCCGCAAGCGCAGGTGTCGAGCTCGACGCGCCGGAAGGCAAGGTCCGCGTGCACGCGACCAACCAGCACGTCTGGAAGAAGGTGCGCGTCGGCAAGGCTTTGCCGAACGGCCAGTTCGAGATCGTCTGGGAGTCGCCGAGCCTGGTCGAGCCCAACCCCTTCCCCACGCTGTAG
- the urtB gene encoding urea ABC transporter permease subunit UrtB, with amino-acid sequence MNFDIAVMQIFNGVSLFTILLLMAIGLAIVFGLMGVINMAHGELMALGSYVTYLTATAFSKFAPLWMGVYLFAAIALAFAVTFAFGYLLERGFVRFFYNRPLDTLLATWGLSLILQQAYRSIFGAQEVSVPLPQWLSGAWEPVAGIQLPISRIFIIGLTIAVAVGVYLLLNRTRWGLKVRAVTQNRAMSEAVGIDTQRLDALTFALGAGLAGIAGCVFTMIGSTNPGTGQLYIVDSFIVVVFGGVQSLIGTVLSGFAIAQSQTTLEYLMSGSMARVTILLLVILVLYFRPNGLFATRSRS; translated from the coding sequence ATGAACTTCGACATTGCAGTGATGCAGATCTTCAACGGCGTGAGCCTGTTCACGATCCTGCTCCTGATGGCCATCGGCCTGGCGATCGTCTTCGGCCTGATGGGCGTGATCAACATGGCCCACGGCGAGCTGATGGCGCTCGGCTCGTACGTCACCTACCTGACGGCGACCGCGTTCTCGAAGTTCGCGCCTCTGTGGATGGGGGTCTACCTGTTCGCCGCGATCGCGTTGGCATTCGCCGTCACCTTCGCGTTCGGCTACCTGCTGGAGCGCGGCTTCGTCAGGTTCTTCTACAACCGTCCGCTCGACACCTTGCTGGCGACCTGGGGCTTGAGCCTGATCCTCCAGCAGGCCTACCGCTCGATCTTCGGCGCCCAGGAAGTGAGCGTGCCATTGCCGCAATGGCTCAGTGGCGCCTGGGAACCGGTGGCGGGTATCCAGCTCCCGATCAGCCGGATCTTCATCATCGGGCTCACCATCGCGGTCGCCGTGGGCGTGTATCTCCTCTTGAACCGTACGCGCTGGGGCCTGAAGGTTCGTGCCGTGACGCAGAACCGCGCCATGAGCGAGGCCGTGGGCATCGATACGCAGCGGCTCGACGCGCTGACATTCGCGCTCGGCGCCGGGTTGGCCGGCATCGCTGGATGCGTGTTCACGATGATCGGCTCGACCAACCCGGGCACCGGCCAGCTCTACATCGTGGATTCGTTCATCGTCGTCGTCTTCGGCGGCGTGCAAAGCCTGATCGGCACCGTGCTCTCGGGCTTCGCGATCGCGCAGTCGCAGACCACGCTGGAGTATCTGATGAGCGGGTCGATGGCACGCGTCACGATCCTCCTGCTCGTGATCCTGGTCCTCTACTTCCGGCCCAACGGCCTGTTCGCAACCCGGTCGAGGAGCTGA
- the urtC gene encoding urea ABC transporter permease subunit UrtC: MKSLLRAGDTRATILVAALLLAMVAVLDPFRLNLMGKYMAFAFVALGIVLLWGYGGVLSLGQGLFFGAGGYMMAMFLKLEASAPELPDFMVWSSVEHLPMWWLPFRSLPITLLLILTVAPLAAYLFAYAIFKKRVGGVYFAIVTLSLALTGTVLIVGQQGDTGGANGITDFRTLLGMDIVSDDAKQTLYLIEAATLCVAMLCCVALLRSRFGKVLIAIRDKEDRVRFSGYNTAHMKAFVFAIAALLSSIGGAFYSLQVGLISPTAVGVVASIEMVILAAVGGRLSIPGAVVGALLVGFLKSYLSEAFPEIWLYFLGALFIVVVAFMPLGMAGVVQRLAAGRAAAKVMP; encoded by the coding sequence ATGAAATCCCTTCTGCGGGCTGGCGACACCCGCGCCACGATCCTCGTCGCCGCGCTGCTGCTGGCCATGGTCGCGGTGCTCGATCCGTTCCGCCTGAACCTCATGGGCAAGTACATGGCGTTTGCATTCGTCGCGCTCGGCATCGTGCTGCTCTGGGGTTACGGGGGCGTGCTGAGCCTCGGGCAAGGCCTGTTCTTCGGTGCGGGCGGCTACATGATGGCCATGTTCCTGAAGCTCGAAGCGTCGGCGCCGGAGCTGCCGGACTTCATGGTGTGGAGCAGCGTCGAGCACCTTCCGATGTGGTGGCTGCCTTTCCGCAGCCTCCCCATCACGCTGCTGCTGATACTGACCGTGGCCCCGCTCGCCGCCTACCTTTTCGCGTATGCCATCTTCAAGAAGCGCGTGGGCGGCGTGTACTTCGCGATCGTGACGCTCTCGCTGGCGCTTACCGGCACGGTGCTCATCGTGGGCCAGCAAGGCGACACGGGCGGGGCCAACGGCATCACGGATTTCCGCACGCTGCTCGGCATGGACATCGTCAGTGACGATGCCAAGCAGACGCTGTACCTCATCGAGGCGGCAACCCTGTGCGTTGCCATGCTGTGCTGCGTCGCGCTGCTGCGAAGCCGCTTCGGAAAGGTCCTGATCGCCATTCGCGACAAGGAGGACCGCGTGCGCTTCAGCGGCTACAACACCGCCCACATGAAGGCGTTCGTGTTCGCGATCGCGGCCCTGCTGTCGTCCATCGGCGGCGCCTTCTACAGCCTCCAGGTCGGCTTGATATCGCCGACTGCCGTGGGTGTGGTGGCCTCGATCGAGATGGTGATCCTGGCTGCGGTCGGAGGGCGCCTGTCGATCCCGGGCGCGGTCGTGGGCGCCTTGCTGGTGGGCTTCCTGAAGTCGTACCTGTCCGAGGCCTTTCCCGAAATCTGGCTCTACTTCCTGGGCGCGCTCTTCATCGTGGTGGTGGCGTTCATGCCACTGGGAATGGCCGGCGTCGTCCAGCGCCTGGCCGCAGGCCGCGCCGCCGCAAAGGTGATGCCATGA